One genomic window of Pseudoxanthomonas sp. includes the following:
- a CDS encoding RidA family protein encodes MPLSRAILHAVSLLSLSGAASLASAADLQYFSPAGSKAPYSAAVRAGDTVYVSGQLGVGADGKLPDDFDAQASNTMANVGTALGRAGLSLDDVSQCTVMIVDMAHWAAFNKIYSAAFKPDKLPARSAMAVTALPMGALLEVDCKAYAGKP; translated from the coding sequence ATGCCGTTGTCCCGCGCCATCCTGCACGCTGTTTCCCTGCTGAGCCTGTCCGGCGCAGCCTCCCTGGCCTCGGCCGCCGACCTGCAGTACTTCAGCCCGGCCGGCAGCAAGGCGCCGTATTCGGCCGCGGTGCGCGCCGGTGACACGGTGTATGTGTCCGGCCAGCTCGGCGTCGGTGCCGATGGCAAGCTCCCGGATGATTTCGATGCCCAGGCCAGCAACACCATGGCCAACGTCGGCACGGCGTTGGGTCGCGCGGGCTTGTCGCTGGACGATGTCAGCCAGTGCACGGTGATGATCGTGGACATGGCGCACTGGGCCGCGTTCAACAAGATCTACAGCGCTGCGTTCAAGCCCGACAAGCTGCCGGCGCGCAGCGCGATGGCGGTCACCGCGTTGCCGATGGGCGCCTTGCTGGAAGTGGACTGCAAGGCGTACGCAGGCAAACCCTGA